The genomic window CGAGTTACTCCAAACTCTTCGCGCGAGTGGAGATAAGATTCCGTTCATCATGTTCACGGGTCGAGGCCGAGAAGAAGTAGCAATCGAAGCATTGAATAAGGGTGCGAACCACTACTTGCATAAGGGTGGAGATATAGCCAGCTTGTATCAAACGTTGGCACATGTGATAATCGAGTTGGTTGAGAGAAAGTGGGCAGAGGAGAAAGTAGTCGAGATTAAAAAAGAGCATCAGCTCATTCTCGATGCTTTGCCATTAAATGTATTCCATATAAACCGCAAAAGTGAGTTCGTTCATGTAAACAAGGCTCTGGCAGAGCGCTATGGGCTGAAGCCCGAGGAGTTTAAAGGAAAAACATCCGGGGACCTCTTCCCTGATGTTGGTGAGGCGTACCTCAAAAGTGACAAGGTGGTCTTCGAAAGCGGAGCACGAGAGATAGGAACGATACGAAAAATTGTAACGCCACAAGGAGAGAAATGGGTGCGGTTGGATAAGGTACCGCTCAAAGATGTTGACGGCACCGTTACCGGCTTAATCGGCTTCGAGCTGGATATCACGGCGCAGAAGAAGGCTGAGGAGGGGCTGCGGGAGAGCGAGGATAAATATCGAAACCTCGTTGAGCGTGCGAATGATGGAATCTGTATTATTCAGGACGCCCTCGTTGAATATGCCAACAGCCGATTGGTTGAGTGGAGTGGCTACACCGAGGAAGAGATTATTTGCGCTCCGTTCACCATTTTTGTCGCTCCTGAAGAAATCCCCAAAGTCGTTGATTACTACAAGCGGCGCGTGGCCGGTGAGGCAGTCCCCTCTCTCTACGAGACCGTTCTTCAGGAGAAGAGTGGGGGAAAGATGGATGCTGAATTGAATGCGGGCATCATTATGTATCACGGCAAGCCCGCTAATCTCGTCTTCGTCCGCGATATCAGCGAGCGCAAGCGGACGGCAGAAGCGCTGCGGGAAAGTGAGAGGAAACATCAGATACTTCTCGATTCCGTACCAGTAGGCATATTCTATATAGATGCCGACAGCAGGTTCGTTCATGTGAACAAGGCTCTGGCAGAGCGCTATGGAATGAACCCCGAGGATTTCAAAGGCAAAACATCCAGAGACCTCTTCCCCGAAGTTGCTGAGGACTATATCAAGAGCGACAAGGAAGTGTTAGAGAGCGGCGAGCCGCAGATAGGAACGATTAGAAGAATTAATACGCCACAAGGCGTGCGATGGGTACGATTGGATAAGGTGCCCCTTAAAGATGACGATGGCCACGTTACGGACATAATAGGCTTCGAGCTGGACGTTACTGAACGGAAACGAATAGAGGATGCGCTGCAGGAAAGCGAGCTGGAGCATCAGACAGTCCTCGATACTGTCCCTGTAGGTATATTCCATATAGATGCCGACAGCAGGTTCGTTCATGTAAACAAGGCTCTGGCAGAGCTCTTCGGAATGAAGCCCGAGGATTTCAAAGGCAAAACAAGCAGAGAGCTCTTTCCGGACGTAGGAGAAGAGTACATCGAAAGTGACAAAGAAATTTTTGAGAGCGGAGTACCCCAAAGTGGAGTGGTAAAAAAACTTACAACATCAGAAGGCGTGCGATGGGTACGATTGGATAAGGTGCCCCTCAAGGATGCAGATGGGAATATTACAGATGTTGTGGGATTCGAGCTGGATATTACCGAACGAATGAAGACGCAGGACGAGTTACGCGATGCCCACAAACAGCTTCAGGATATCATCGAGTTCCTCCCGGATGCAACATTTGTTATTGATAGAGATATGAAAGTAATTGCATGGAATCGTGCAATAGAAGAGATGACTGGGATCCACAAGGAGGATATCATCGGAAAGGGGGATTATGAATATGCACTACCGTTTTACGGAGAGCGGAGACCCATATTGACTGATTTGGTCTTTTCAAGCAACGAGGAGATCGAGTCTCGCTATGCCCATGTAGGAAAAAAGGGAAGCACACTATTTGCCGAAGTCTATTCACCTTTCATGTACCGGGGGAAGGGGGCATATCTTTGGGGAATTGCAACGCCGCTCTTCGACCGTAAAGGTGACGTAGTAGGTGCAATTGAATCAATTCGTGACATCACCGACCGTAAGCAGACTGAGACGGAAAGAGCTGGCCTTTTAAAAGAGCTGGAAGCAAAGAACAGAGAAATGGAGCATTTTGCCTATACGGTCTCACACGATTTGCGGTCGCCGCTTATTACCATACAGGGCTTCACCACTATGCTCCAGGAGGATTTTGAACAAAATAAACGAGAGAGCGTGGAAAGCGATTTGAAGTACATAGAAAACGCCGTTACGAGAATGGGCGAGCTCTTAAGTGGCACGCTCGAGCTATCCCGTATCGGCCGTTTCGTGAATCCGCCAGAGGATGTGCCGTTTGAGGAAATTGTTAGCGATGCACTGGAGCAGACTGCGGGAGAAATAAGAGCAAAGGATATTGAGGTTTCCGTGGCTGAACACTTTCCCACCGTGCACGTAGATCGGATGCGAATAGTCGAGGTGCTGGTGAATCTTATTGCGAACAGTATAAAATATCGAGGCGACCCGCCGCATCCGAAAATCGAGCTTGGGTATCGCGTAGATGGTAAGGATACCGTGTTCTTTGTGAAGGATAACGGCATCGGGATTGACGAAAGTCAGCAGGAGAAAGTCTTCGAGCTGTTCTATCAAGTGGACAATAGTGAAGCAGGCACGGGTGCCGGGCTGGCTATTGTGAAACGAATAATCGAGGTGCACGAGGGCCGTATCTGGATCGAATCGGAGACCGGCAAAGGGACAACAGTCTGCTTTACGCTGCCCGTGAGTCCGTGATGAATTTTATACTCAGAATATGCCCGACAAATACACCAAAACGGTCATACCCAAAGCCACCGCTCCGAGGACCATTCCTCCGATCGTGTAGCAGCGATAGCCCGCAGCGGGCGTCATGTCGGCAAGCTCAACGACCGTCCAGAAGTAAGAGTCATTCGCATGCGATACCAGGAACGTGCCCGAGGCTATGGACATTAGCGCGAGTTCCAAGGGCAAGCCGAGTTCAGGAAGTACGGGTAGGATTATGCTCGGAACGATCAAAAAGGTGACGAGCCGCGAACCCTGCACGCTCTGAATGGCAACAGCGACCAAAAAGGGTATGAAAAGCGCGGGTAAGCCGGATTGTATAACCAGTGCGCCGATCCCGTGACCGACGCCGATCATTGCTAAGGTCGAGCCGAGCGCACCACCCGCGCAGAGTACCATGAGAATTCCGCCACCTCGTCGTACCGCCTCACGAGTCCATGTATTGACGGTATCTCGCCTGAATCCCCGAGCAGCGCTAAAAGCGATGAAGACGCCGATCAGCAGTGCTATGTTGGGGTTACCCAAGAAATTGAGCACTGGAATAGGAAGAACGAGTTTTGAGAATATGAGTGCCACCGGAACGACGATAGGAGGATATGCGCGTAATCTACTCTTTTGTTTTTGTTCCGTTTCCGTTACCGTCGTTGGGACCTCGCCGAGCTTGCAGAACCGCTGAGCGAACAAATAGCCAACCAAGGACGTGGGAATGGCAATAATAAGACCAAGCAGTACAATGTCAGCACCGACAACGCCGAACTCGCTTGCCGCGGAATAAACGCCGGGTGCGGGATAAATGAGTTCGTAGGACGCGAGTGTGCCGAGACTGAGCGAAGTAGCAGCCACACCAATCGGTAACTTCTGCTTAGCGGCGATCTCGCGTGCGATTGGTATGAAGATCACGTAGGCCAGGATGCAGCACATCACCGGGACTGCCACGAGGAACCCGAGCACGTTTAATGCGAGTATAGGCCGTTTCGATAGGCTGATTATATCGTCTGCGATGACCGATGTGCCTCCGATGCCGTCCAGGACCGTGCCGATGATGCTGCCACACACGATGACGATGCCCAGCTTGTAAAGTACCTGACTCATGCCTGTTAACATCGATTCCAGGCCGTCAAACGGTTTTGCAGCTAAAATGGCAACGAGTAGCGATACCGTAAGTAAGCTCAGAAAGGGGTTGATCCTGAGTTTCGCGGTCAGAACTAGGATGAGGAGCAGAGCGATGAGGAATATTAGTAACGGCGCCATTTATTCATGGCTTTATTATCGCTACGTGTTTAAATCAGTTTATTTAAAAAGAGAGCATTATACTATATCACCCACAACTGTTGGAACGGTTATAAGGGGGAAAGAGAAATGGCACGAGTGAAATTGAGCGGTGCGGAAATAGTGGTAGAGGAATTGAAGAACGAAGGAGTGGAAGTAGCCTTTGGAATCCCCGGCGGAGTCCTGTTAGATCTGTACGAGGTGCTGTACCAGGAGGATAAAGTGAGGCATATTCTGATGCGGCACGAGCAATGTGCGGCGCACGCGGCAGACGGCTATGCACGCGTCTCAGGAAAGACAGGGGTTTGTATCGCTACGTCAGGTCCCGGAGCAACGAATCTCGTTACCGGTCTGGCGAATG from Methanomicrobia archaeon includes these protein-coding regions:
- a CDS encoding PAS domain S-box protein, translating into MQSGQREIKVLHVDDEPDFLLVTQHNLEKKYANFSVDTTTSAEEGITLLKSGNYDVVVSDYQMPGMDGLELLQTLRASGDKIPFIMFTGRGREEVAIEALNKGANHYLHKGGDIASLYQTLAHVIIELVERKWAEEKVVEIKKEHQLILDALPLNVFHINRKSEFVHVNKALAERYGLKPEEFKGKTSGDLFPDVGEAYLKSDKVVFESGAREIGTIRKIVTPQGEKWVRLDKVPLKDVDGTVTGLIGFELDITAQKKAEEGLRESEDKYRNLVERANDGICIIQDALVEYANSRLVEWSGYTEEEIICAPFTIFVAPEEIPKVVDYYKRRVAGEAVPSLYETVLQEKSGGKMDAELNAGIIMYHGKPANLVFVRDISERKRTAEALRESERKHQILLDSVPVGIFYIDADSRFVHVNKALAERYGMNPEDFKGKTSRDLFPEVAEDYIKSDKEVLESGEPQIGTIRRINTPQGVRWVRLDKVPLKDDDGHVTDIIGFELDVTERKRIEDALQESELEHQTVLDTVPVGIFHIDADSRFVHVNKALAELFGMKPEDFKGKTSRELFPDVGEEYIESDKEIFESGVPQSGVVKKLTTSEGVRWVRLDKVPLKDADGNITDVVGFELDITERMKTQDELRDAHKQLQDIIEFLPDATFVIDRDMKVIAWNRAIEEMTGIHKEDIIGKGDYEYALPFYGERRPILTDLVFSSNEEIESRYAHVGKKGSTLFAEVYSPFMYRGKGAYLWGIATPLFDRKGDVVGAIESIRDITDRKQTETERAGLLKELEAKNREMEHFAYTVSHDLRSPLITIQGFTTMLQEDFEQNKRESVESDLKYIENAVTRMGELLSGTLELSRIGRFVNPPEDVPFEEIVSDALEQTAGEIRAKDIEVSVAEHFPTVHVDRMRIVEVLVNLIANSIKYRGDPPHPKIELGYRVDGKDTVFFVKDNGIGIDESQQEKVFELFYQVDNSEAGTGAGLAIVKRIIEVHEGRIWIESETGKGTTVCFTLPVSP
- a CDS encoding GntP family permease, coding for MAPLLIFLIALLLILVLTAKLRINPFLSLLTVSLLVAILAAKPFDGLESMLTGMSQVLYKLGIVIVCGSIIGTVLDGIGGTSVIADDIISLSKRPILALNVLGFLVAVPVMCCILAYVIFIPIAREIAAKQKLPIGVAATSLSLGTLASYELIYPAPGVYSAASEFGVVGADIVLLGLIIAIPTSLVGYLFAQRFCKLGEVPTTVTETEQKQKSRLRAYPPIVVPVALIFSKLVLPIPVLNFLGNPNIALLIGVFIAFSAARGFRRDTVNTWTREAVRRGGGILMVLCAGGALGSTLAMIGVGHGIGALVIQSGLPALFIPFLVAVAIQSVQGSRLVTFLIVPSIILPVLPELGLPLELALMSIASGTFLVSHANDSYFWTVVELADMTPAAGYRCYTIGGMVLGAVALGMTVLVYLSGIF